agctgtgattgtgccactgcactccagcctgaatgacagagccagaccctgtctcaaaaaagaaaaaacaaaggaggGGGAGGGGCATGGGGAACAACATAGGAATATGCAGTTTGCTAATGTGGAGATTGTAAAAGTTAATACATGTATGAGAAGAAGCTCTGTGTCACTAGTAAGCATAAGAATGCAACTTAGAATAATGATGTGGCAGAAATTCACAaccatcagattggcaaaaattaaagTATGGTATTAGCACTTATTGGGgtaaccagcccccaatatttcaatgtaggtttttttctattttccctaagtgttgacaggtctgagaaataaagggaaagagtacaaaaaggagaaattttaaatctgggtgtccaggggagacatcacacgtcggcaggttccgtgatgccccctgagccacaaaaccagctagtttttattctggatttcaaaaggggaggggtgtacaaatagggtgtgggtcacagagatcacatgcttcaagggcaATAAAATATCATAAGGCAAATGGGGGCAGAGCGACATCACAGGACGAGGGCGAAATTAGAATTGCTGATGAAGTTTCATGTCCCACTGGGCACGCATTATCAATGAtgacatcttatcaggagacagggtttgagagcagacaactggtctgactaaaatttactaggcaagaatttcctaatcctaataagcctgggggCGCTACAGGAAACCGGGGCTtttttcatcccttatctacaacCATATAAGagagacactcccagagcggccattttagagacctacccctgggaatgcattctctttctcagggctgttccttgctgagaaaaagaattcagcgatatttctcctattcgcttttgtaagaagagaaatgTGACTCTGTTCTGTCCGGCCCTGCAGGCAGTCAGGCCCAATAGTTatttcccttgttccctgaaaatcacagCCATCCTGTTCCTTTtggatgcccagatttcatattgttcaaacacacgtgctctacaaacaatttgtgcagataacacaatcatcacaggatCCTGAGGCGACATACTCTGTAACTGAGGATCCTCAGTTtacaaagatgatgggattaagagattaaagtaaagacaggcataggaaattataagagtattgattggggaagtgataaatgtccatgaaatcttcacaatttatgttcagagattgcagtaaagacaggcataagaaattataaaagtattaatttggggaactaataaatgtccaagaaatcttcacaatttatgttcttctgccatggcttcagccggtccctccgttcagtgtccctgacttcccacaacaagcACTGATGAAGACTCTCATAATTGTAATTGGATGTAAATTGGCACAACCACTTTTAAGTACAATGTGGCATTATTTAGTTACATTCATATCTACAATTTGGCAATGTCATATCTAGATATAATcctaagaaaaatacaagaagACACGTACAACATCtgttaatcctagctactcaggaggctgaggcaagagaatcgcttgaacccagggggcggaggttgcagtgctgAGATTGTGAGagtgctgagatcgtgccattgcactccagcctgggtgacagagcaagactccgtctaaaaaaaaaaaaaaaaggagaaggagaagaagaagaagaagaaatgtacaAGGATGTTTACTGCAGCAATGTTCATGATAGCAGaaagattatttttcaaaattgttttggctattctggatcctGACATCATTCgggcctctgcctccctgtggCAGGAGGGAAACAAAGTAATAGTGGTAGGAAAGGAAGGTGTGCTGGAAAATGCTGCTGGCAATTCAGTGAACTTcagttgggaacatttcaaagtGTAGATTTGGAGGAAGTAAGGGTTTAGGGTGTGAAAGTTTTGTGAACTAGTAAAACTTTCATATGGACTAGCATTAATCAGAAAATTGGACTAGATATTCCCCAAGTCCCCTTCAGACACGAATATTCTGTGGTTCTTACATATTTAAGCTTTACCAAGTGACTTTGCATACTCTAAGTAACTATGTAGCAAACTCAAGAAGTAGAATAGTGGattcatattatctcatttaacttcTGGAGGAGTGCTTCATGCAAAGAATAATATAAACTGGTGGGGAGTAGTTAATGTTCTTATCTCATATCCAGATCTTCATAGAAGTAATTCTGATAACTACTTTTTCTAATTCCTAGAGACAGAGTAATGTAGTAGTTAAAAACTTGGACTCTGGAGTCAAACTGCATTGTTTTAAACCTGGCTCCTCTACTTACTAGCTTCATAACCCTGGCAAGTTACTTATCCTCTCTGTAAATTGGGAATAATAAATAACAGTAGTTATCTCCTAGGTCTTGAGGATTAAGAATGAACTTAAATAAAGCACTAAAAACAACATCAATAATGAAAACAATGTAAATCACATAGTACGGAGTGGTAAGTGTTAATTATTATTAACAGAATGGCTTCAGTCCTAAGAGGAACAAATGACTCATGGTGCTTTCAAAAAGGTGAGAGGCCAAGTTATCTTTAAGCTTTTCAAAAGGAAggaggaatttttttcctttttttttttttttttttgagatggagtctcactctgttgcccaggatggagtgcggtggcatgacgtcggctcactgcaacctctgcctcctgggttcaagcgattctcctgcctcagctcccctagtagctgggactacaggcgcatgccaccacacccggctaattttgtgtatttttagtagagacggggtttcaccgtgttagccaggatgatctcgatctcctgacctcgtgatccacccacctcggtctcccaaaatgctgggattatgggcatgagccaccgtgcctggccaggaggaattttttttttaaaaaacctttttctcCCTACCACCTTTCATTTGCTAGTTTTTCCTCTGAATTCAGTCAGAAGTTCTTAACTGGAAGGTGTAGAAGCCTCTGCCTTAGGTGTAGGTGCCTCTGCCTTAGCTGAGGCAATGTATTTTCCTTACCATAATGTTTATGACCTGTCATCATCACCAACTGCTGCACTTTTTTCAGGTTGGACGGCAATTAGAAGCTGAGCAGGCCTACAAGTACATGATCAAGGTATGACACAGATGCCTCTGTCATTTGCCTGCCCCATGTTAAGGGTGGGAAATTAGGAGGGAGGTACTGGCTTAATTCAGGACTTTCataatgtgaatatttttctAGAGGCTTTTCTTACCATCTTTGCCATTATCGTGGGGCTGCTGGGTTTGTAATAACAACCTACATATTACCATAGGTGATCTTTCTTCCAGCTCTTTAGAGAGAATATATAATAGTTAATAGAAAGATAGCCTGGGAGTCAGTCAACCTGAATTATGATTCTGGTTTTGCCATTAACTTACTGTGTTAATAATATTGTGGGCTTCATTTTCCTCGTATAATATGTAGGGGTTGGTCTAGTCTAGggatcagcaaacattttctgtaaagggcaaaATAGGAAATTTTGGGGGATTTGTAGGCCAAACAGTCTGTTGCAACTACTAAACTCTGCACTTGTAGTACAAAAGCAGCTATAGGTGATACATAAGtgaatggctgtgttccaatacaattttacttacaaaaaaacaggcagtggccaggcatggtggctcacacctgtaatcccagcacttcgggaggctgaggtgggtagatcacaaggtcaggagatggagaccatcctggctaacacggtgaaaccctgtctctactaaaaatacaaaaaaattagccgagcgtctTGGTGGGCaccggtggtcccagctactctggaggctgaggctccgtctcaaaaacaaacaaacaaacaaaaacaggtagTGAGCTGGATTGGCTCATGAACAACCCCTGGTCTGTTCTATcagttacatatacatatatattttgagacagagtcttgcactgttgcccaggctggagtgcagtagcacgatctcagctcactgcaacctccacctcccggttcaagtgattcttgtgcctcagcctcccaagtagccgggattacaggtatgtgctaccatgcccagctgaattttttttttttttttttttgagatggagtcttgctctgtctcccaggctggagtgcagtggcacaatctccactcactgcaagctctgcctcccaggttcaggccattctctgcttcagcctcctgagtagctgggactacagccgcccgccactgcccccagctaattttttgtatttttagtagatagggtatcaccgtgttagccaggatggtcttgatctcctgaccttgtgatccccccacctcggcctcccaaagtactgggattataagtgtgagccaccatgcctggccaaatttttgtatttttcatagagacagggttttgctatgttggccaggctggtctcgaactcctggtctcaagtgatccgcccacttcagcctcccaaactgttggaattacaggtgggggccaacatgcctggcctgttCTATTAGTTATGAATTGCAAGTAACTTGACTTGAGAGACAGTGGTTTAAACAAATTAGTTTTTTCTCATCTAATGAAAAGTCCAGGGCTCGTACCGCAGCTCCACAATGTCATCAGGGACCCAAAATCTATCTTTGTGCTCCACCAATTGTAGCATGCAGTTTCTATCCCTCATAGTTGCAAGACAGCCAGCGTAGCTTACTATCATATTCACGtttcaggcaagataaagaacaataaggggaaaaggaaaaaggagccaTGCTACTTCACTTCCCTTTAAAGGACTTTCCCTAAATAAAGGGCTTCTCCAGGTGTCCTACCCAATGACTTTAGTTTACATTTCATTGGGCCGCAATTGGTCATGACTACCTCTAGCTGCATGGGAAGCAGGAAAATGTGGCTTTTTAGCTGATTGCATTGCTGCCTTGAAAAGAAATTAAGATTTTGTTAGTAAGAAAAAATAGGTATTCTGTAGGCTCCTAGATGTCTCTACTACATATCTAGATTCTAAAACTAAAACCAGATCTAATATAAGCCTATGATTTCTGTCTCTGATTCCCTGATATCACTTGCCAGATGGGAATACTATGCATTAGCCAAGAGATGCTGGTAATAAtgtgaacactttttaaaaataaaaaaagtaaattttaatgaagttatcttacaaaaaaatgtacaaatcatGACCGTGCATAGtgcttgatgaattttcacaaagtaaACATATCCATGTAACCAGGACAAGGTTCTAAGGTCTTCTACTGGAGTTTTCATGAAGTAGGGAAATAGGAAGAGCCAATTCCATCCCAGGGAACTATGTTCTTTAGCCGTAGCCCCACAAAAGAGGGGTCTTCAAAGCCACATAAAGTATATCACGTATGACatatctttccctttcttcctcttttatgtAGCTGAAATTGAAAGATGAGGCTCTGCTTGCAGAGATCCACACACTACAGGAAACAGTTGGCTTTGGAAATCCATCTTTCTGATACCCCTCCAGCTGAACAATTTTCTGCATGGGACTCTGAGTTCCTTTCCTTCCCAGAGAGTTTTACCGTATGAAGCCTGGAGCTGGAGAACGAAAGAATCTTCACTATAAACAGagatccattcatttatttccattggcTGTGTTACTGGATGTTTTACTGGTTGACGAGAAACTGGGTCACAATAAAAAAATGGAGATATGAAACTCAAAATTCATCAGCATGGTTCTGGAGTTAACGTATACTGAGTTACATGTAGGTATTTAGTTATATAAATAACTATAGTGTAATTGCTATAATAATtatatggcatatgtatacatacaataaaattaaggTATAGTGGGGTCATTATTAGGGTTTCTGATGAAAGCTTATTGGAGCACTCCTGGAGGAAGTCAGGTGCTAAGGTTTCTGGACAGGTTCAGTTAACTGAAATACAGGAATTAAGGCATCATTTTCAAAGGTGGCCCTGGAGGAAGACTGCTATGCTGGGTCACTGTATTAGGGCAAAGAGCAAGCTAGCCCTTTGGAACTAACAGTAAACGAAAAAGCTGAACAGAGAGGTCTTTGCTGAAGGTGGAGCTATTGACACCTTCTCACCAAACACAGGCATCTTCATGGATCTAAACCACTAGGGCTCCAAGGAGACACCGTTACCCTCATCACCGAGGCCATATTCTAGGgctacagataaaaaaaaaatcatacttcaCCTCTGCCCTGGATCACAGCACGGCAAAAGCAGGAAtaacccctccttttttttttaaggtgtgaCTGCCTCGATAGGGGTGGGACGACAACAGGAGAAAAGGTGAGAGGTAAATTAATTTTGGTTAACGAGAAGGATAAAGTAAACTCTAGTCACTTACAATCCTTCTCCTAGTCTCGGCCCTGACACTACCTCCTCTGTGAAGTCTTCCTTAGCAAGCACTAGGTTTGCCTTCTCTGCTCGCTGTCCTTGCACTGAGTACTACTGATCGCCGTAGTTTCTCTGCTGTCATCTCACGGTCTCCCCAGCGGACTGTGAGCTCCACGAGGAAAGAACAGCGCCCTTTAGTATTTGCGTTCTCAGCGCTGCGCCTCGGCACCAACGCTTGCAAGATGGATGGCTTTTGTAGCACTTCTCTTGGCGCGCCTGGGATTCGCCTAAAACTTCTGACTCCAGCAGGGACTCACAAGTCTGAGACGGATCGCACCGCCACTCCCACAAGACACCACGAGAAACGCCTCTTTTGCAGCAGTTTAAGGTACGTTAGGGGTCACCGTGTTGCATTGTGGGAAGTATAGGGCGGCAAGCGGAAGAGGCGTGGCGAGCGGATCATCCGCTTCCGGAGTCGAGGTTTTCGGGCTTGGACCGCTTGGCGGTGCGGCCTGTTGTCGGCTTGCAGGTTCTTTCTGTGTTTGTTCTCTGCCCTGCCAAGGCCGTAGAGCTGGTGCGTGCGGGTAGCGGGGCGCTCCGAGGAGCCGCACGCCGGCGGCACCATGGTCCACCTCAGTGAGTCATCGGGCCCCCGCGAGACGTTCCGGGCTGTCACGGGGCTCGGGAGTTCGGGGCCGGGTGGGGAGTGCTCTCCCAGGCGCGATGGAGGCAACCCGAACCTGAAGCAGCCACACTGCCTTACATTTGATCCTTCTCTCAGTTTTTTCCCCACTTAATCACCGCTGAAAAATTTCCACCCCATTGAAGCAGCTAAGGCTCCGACAAGGTCACAGAGCCTAGTGAATGGCAAGCCCATGCGGAGTGGGTTTGGGTATGAGGAGGAGGTCATTGCTGGGTGGAGTGGCCAAGAGGGGTTTCACAAAGAAGAATAGCATCTAAACTGGATTGACAGGAATGGATTGGAAGTGAGACATTTCAGTGGGAAAAGGGAATTGTGCCGTCTGTGTCATTTTGTcctttttgtgctgttttttgtGTCCTAACCAGCTGCTTTTCTACAGCTACTCTCCTCTGCAAGGCCTACCGTGGGGGCCACTTAACCATCCGCCTTGCCCTGGGTGGCTGCACCAATCGGCCCTTCTACCGCATTGTGGCTGCTCACAACAAGTGTCCCAGGGATGGCCGTTTCGTAGAACAGCTGGGCTCCTATGATCCATTGCCCAACAGTCATGGAGAAAAACTCGTTGCCCTCAACCTAGACAGGATCCGTCATTGGATTGGCTGCGGGGCCCACCTCTCTAAGCCTATGGAAAAGCTTCTGGGTAACTCAGCTCTGGTCTTACCTTATTGAGGGGATTTTAAACTGAAGTCAGCTCCAGGACAGTAGGTGTAAGAATGAttttcggctgggcacggtggctcacgcctgtaatctcagcgctttgggaggccgaggcgggcggatcacctgaggtcaagagtttgagaccagagtggccaacatggtgaaacgctgtctctactaaaaataaaaaaaaaattagttgggcgtggtggcacacacctgtagcctcagctgctggggaggctgaggcagaagaatcgcttgaacccaggaggcggaggttgcagtgagccaagatcgcgtcactgcactccagtctgggcaacagagggcgattccatctcaaagaaaaaatagagttaTTTTCATTCCCTCTAGGCTGTTCAGGACTGAAGTGGGAGCTGAAGTTGTGATCTAATTGGCATTTTGAATCTGGAGGCCCCTTTTGTGGACTCATTTGTAAGACTTTGGGTGACTGGTATTTTATGCTAAAAATGGGAATAGTATGTTTTGAATGGCCATCTGTCAGTTTACGTTTTTTAAAGTAAGGGGAATATTGTTAGGGAAGTAGACATCCACTGTCTCCTCGCCGGGGAGAAGTAGTACAGAGTTTGGCAAGTGAGGAGCATGGTTTGCATCCATGCACTGGGTCAGATCTCAGACCTCAGTTCTGTGAGACAGAGTTCCTAGGGAAGCATTGACTTATACTGTGTTATAATAAGTGAAAAATCTGTTACTTTTAGGTCTTGCTGGCTTTTTCCCTCTGCATCCTATGATGAtcacaaatgctgagagactgcGAAGGAAACGGGCACGTGAAGTCCTGTTAGCTTCTCAGAAAACAGATGCAGAAGCTACAGATACAGAGGCTACAGAAACATAAATGAGCTGACTTTAGTGAGCATAGCAGTGGGAACAAGGTCAAGGTCCTTTTGAAACACTGCAGCGATCTTAATTTTGTTAGATTTGGAGTTCAATAAATGGAGTATCCTGAGTTGCCCTTGCTCTTCTGGCCTGGCCTGCACAGGGCCCAGGGAGAGATTTGTTCTTGTGTGACTTAGAGCTGGGTGTGGGTACTAATTAGCTTTTTTCGACTTTGTCTTGGGATAGACAGTGGCTATGGGAGGATTGGACTTTTGAGTTGGGCTCTGGGTCTCTTGGACAACTTTACAATTTACTGGCTTCCAAGACTTCCTGCTTCAAAACCCCCAGCAGACTATTCATGGCCCATTCAGATCTTCATGTTCATCCCACAAGTGCAAGAACAGTTAACCTTTCttaattgatttttgtaattGGAGGTTTATATTGTCTTGCCTAAtgcatattctcttttttttgtttgagacggagtcttgttctgttgccaggctggagtgcggtggtgcaatctcagctcactgcaatctccacctcctgggttcaagcggttctcctgcctcagccttctgagtagcccgggagctacaagcatgcgccaccacacccagctaattttttttttttttttttagaggagtctcgctctgtcgcccaggcttgagtgcagtggcgcgatctcggcttactgcaagctccgtctcctgggttcatgccattctcctgcctcagcctcccaagtagctgggactacaggcgcatgccaccacacccagctaatttttttgtatttttagtagagatggggtttcaccatgttatccaggacggtcttgatctcctgacctcgtgatccgcccgccttggcctcccaaaagtgctgggattataggtgtgagccactgcccgggcaaatttttgtatttttagtagagatggggtttcaccgtgttggccaggatggtctcaatctgaccttgtgatctgcccacctcggcctcccaa
This region of Gorilla gorilla gorilla isolate KB3781 chromosome 8, NHGRI_mGorGor1-v2.1_pri, whole genome shotgun sequence genomic DNA includes:
- the MRPS16 gene encoding small ribosomal subunit protein bS16m isoform X2 — encoded protein: MVHLTTLLCKAYRGGHLTIRLALGGCTNRPFYRIVAAHNKCPRDGRFVEQLGSYDPLPNSHGEKLVALNLDRIRHWIGCGAHLSKPMEKLLGKTDARFPEQGEEKPEQHHFPEDLAPARGRGL
- the MRPS16 gene encoding small ribosomal subunit protein bS16m isoform X1: MVHLTTLLCKAYRGGHLTIRLALGGCTNRPFYRIVAAHNKCPRDGRFVEQLGSYDPLPNSHGEKLVALNLDRIRHWIGCGAHLSKPMEKLLGLAGFFPLHPMMITNAERLRRKRAREVLLASQKTDAEATDTEATET